The following proteins come from a genomic window of Sphingomonas oryzagri:
- a CDS encoding DEAD/DEAH box helicase: MPDFITVEYGSTGASKATNAYGMRVMQSRAFDARNAKYLLIKSPPASGKSRALMFLGLDKLRNQGMRKVVVAVPERSIGNSFRSTDLTAHGFFADWTIAPQNNLCDMIGGDSGKINAFIRFMDSDDDIIVCTHSTLRHAFDRIMREGRGITAFHDCVLAIDEFHHVSADADNRLGELIRTVMDEGSTHIVAMTGSFFRGDQIPVLRADDEAKFTDVVYTYYEQLSGYEHLKTLGIGYHFYHGSYLSAIGEVLDPTKKTIIHIPNVNSQAALGDKIREMNGILDVLGNVFEVDPKTGFQLLRTHDGRVLKIADLVTPDTQQTVLTGLRSVEKREDLDIVIALGMAKEGFDWIWCEHALTIGYRGSLTEVVQIIGRATRDAPGKTHAQFTNLLAEPDTADEVVRSAVNDMLKAIAASLLMEQVLIPNFNFKTKASDDRFDGGARPTTRIDLLDAEPTIEIAGLKEPTSRRAKEIIETDMTDLMAAVLQDSQVLRASLIPDEFPAETINQHLIPDIIAKRYPDIAESEEDIEAIRQNIVARRAVLARIAQPGLPIDTTPSEDGEETEGQKAHAQLIKLTSKFITMPELSIDLIDQVNPFQQSYEILSKALGESVLRRIHQSIAETRIEITEAEALAQVPRIRAFKEQHGREPSITAANPVEKRMAEALAWIRAAAIRRQKEKAQEQAA; encoded by the coding sequence ATGCCTGACTTCATCACCGTCGAATACGGCTCCACCGGTGCCAGCAAGGCAACCAACGCCTACGGCATGCGTGTCATGCAGTCTCGCGCCTTCGACGCCCGCAACGCCAAGTATCTGCTCATCAAGAGCCCGCCCGCGTCCGGCAAGTCCCGTGCGCTGATGTTCCTCGGCCTCGACAAGCTCCGCAACCAAGGCATGCGCAAGGTCGTCGTCGCCGTGCCGGAGCGCTCGATCGGCAACTCGTTCCGTTCGACCGATCTTACGGCGCACGGCTTCTTCGCCGACTGGACGATCGCTCCGCAGAACAACCTCTGCGACATGATCGGCGGCGACAGCGGCAAGATCAACGCCTTCATCCGTTTCATGGATTCGGACGACGACATCATCGTCTGTACTCACTCCACGCTGCGCCACGCCTTCGACCGGATCATGCGCGAAGGCCGCGGCATCACCGCCTTCCACGACTGCGTCCTTGCCATCGACGAGTTCCATCACGTCTCGGCCGACGCCGACAACCGCCTGGGCGAGCTGATCCGCACCGTCATGGACGAGGGCTCCACCCACATCGTCGCCATGACCGGCTCCTTCTTCCGCGGCGACCAGATCCCGGTCCTGCGTGCCGATGACGAGGCGAAGTTCACCGACGTCGTCTACACCTACTACGAGCAGCTGTCCGGCTACGAGCATCTCAAGACGCTGGGGATCGGCTACCACTTCTACCACGGCAGCTACCTATCCGCGATCGGCGAGGTGCTCGATCCGACCAAGAAGACGATCATCCACATCCCCAACGTCAACTCGCAGGCGGCGCTCGGCGACAAGATCAGGGAGATGAACGGCATCCTCGACGTCCTCGGCAACGTGTTCGAGGTCGATCCGAAAACCGGCTTCCAGTTGCTGCGAACCCATGACGGTCGTGTTCTGAAGATCGCCGACCTCGTCACGCCGGACACCCAGCAGACCGTGCTGACAGGCCTCCGCAGCGTGGAGAAGCGAGAGGACCTCGACATCGTCATCGCCCTCGGGATGGCCAAGGAGGGCTTCGACTGGATCTGGTGCGAGCACGCCCTGACGATCGGCTACCGGGGCTCGCTGACCGAGGTCGTGCAGATCATCGGCCGAGCCACCCGCGACGCACCAGGCAAGACGCACGCCCAGTTCACGAACCTGCTCGCCGAACCCGACACCGCCGACGAGGTCGTGCGTAGCGCGGTCAATGACATGCTGAAGGCGATCGCCGCCTCGCTCCTCATGGAGCAGGTGCTGATCCCCAACTTCAACTTCAAGACGAAGGCCTCCGACGACCGGTTCGACGGCGGCGCCCGCCCGACTACGCGCATCGACCTCCTCGACGCGGAGCCCACCATCGAGATCGCCGGCCTCAAGGAACCGACCAGCAGGCGCGCCAAGGAGATCATCGAGACGGACATGACGGACCTGATGGCGGCCGTGCTTCAGGACAGCCAGGTGCTTCGCGCCAGCCTCATCCCCGACGAGTTTCCGGCCGAGACCATCAACCAGCATCTGATCCCCGACATCATCGCCAAGCGCTATCCCGACATCGCCGAGAGCGAGGAGGACATCGAGGCCATCCGGCAGAACATCGTCGCGCGCCGCGCCGTGCTCGCCAGGATCGCCCAGCCGGGCCTCCCGATCGACACCACGCCCTCCGAGGACGGCGAGGAGACCGAAGGCCAGAAGGCCCACGCGCAGCTGATCAAGCTGACCTCCAAGTTCATCACGATGCCCGAGCTCAGCATCGACCTCATCGATCAGGTGAACCCCTTCCAGCAATCCTACGAGATCCTGTCCAAGGCGCTCGGGGAATCGGTCCTGCGACGCATCCACCAGTCCATCGCCGAGACCCGCATCGAGATCACCGAAGCCGAGGCGCTCGCCCAGGTGCCGCGCATCCGCGCCTTCAAGGAGCAGCACGGCCGCGAGCCGAGCATCACCGCCGCGAACCCGGTCGAGAAGCGAATGGCAGAGGCCCTCGCTTGGATCCGCGCCGCCGCGATCCGCCGCCAGAAGGAGAAGGCGCAGGAGCAGGCGGCCTGA
- a CDS encoding DNA methyltransferase, with the protein MNTIEIEKSLEQIAQDVAAGACTLHDFPFRLMEAYDASRNEVTKLRMKHPAGLAATDILWPKKMLYRPAAPGEVQNVVEALKASLVGKKGAAAKNAPRFLVSTDGDEFLAVDIKTGESPGFDRLADLPVNYDYLMPMFGVERYKPAAETTADVRAARHMAKFHDAILDANPGFGVDHVHDLNLFMTRILFCMFAEDTGIFKKKLFVDTLRREAMQIDGSDTRRVIEDVFIALDIPVEANRAGAGVQSRRIATDFPYVNGGLFRDRTAVPVFNRRARRLLLEAADLHWDQIHADIFGSMIQAIVHTDMRADFGMHYTSVPNIMKVLEPLFLSSLREQLTIAGDSVSALGKLVDRISKIRVFDPACGSGNFLIIAYRELRRIETEAFRRIRDVKRKGQLALPDYHTGIKISSFYGVDPVDFACETAKLSLWISQYQMNQKLGEICSSPAPALPLTDAGSIRVGNALRIAWSDVCPSDPASEIFIVGNPPYLGRPKRTADQQDDMAAVFSAEPGVFGNLDYVAAWFARAADFGRLTGATAAFVTTNSLFQGEQVPLLWPLLRSKGAEYSFCYTPFKWSNSAAKNAGVICVIVGLRPISNRPKAIFSIEHKIAASNVNPYLVDAPDIFVERRSSSIAGLPEIELGSAAKDAGHLSLDTQEMEALLDAHPEARSLIRPIYGAQEYLQGDLRYCLWISDDQLALASSIPSIAGRLRLVSEARAKSTKASTAASAAWPHRFNEIRHRDEPFLIIPRICSERRSHLPCGFLPEGTVATDQAFAVYNAPTWLFSIVSSRLHLDWTATVGGRLKTDYRYSNTLVYNTFPLPSLSAQQKTELEDHALAILRAREPYIADGRSLGWLYNPETTPDELRQAHRDLDRYLETIYIGRPFRDDTERLEHLFKLYARHSKPKNS; encoded by the coding sequence ATGAACACGATCGAGATCGAAAAGTCCCTCGAGCAGATTGCTCAGGATGTCGCCGCCGGCGCCTGCACCCTGCACGACTTCCCGTTCCGCCTCATGGAGGCCTACGACGCCTCCCGGAACGAGGTGACCAAGCTGCGGATGAAGCACCCCGCCGGCTTGGCCGCTACCGACATCCTCTGGCCGAAGAAGATGCTATACCGCCCGGCCGCCCCCGGCGAGGTGCAGAACGTCGTCGAGGCCTTGAAGGCGTCGCTGGTCGGCAAGAAGGGCGCGGCCGCCAAGAACGCGCCCCGCTTCCTCGTCAGCACGGACGGTGACGAGTTCCTCGCCGTCGACATCAAAACGGGGGAGAGCCCCGGCTTCGACCGTCTCGCCGACCTCCCGGTCAATTACGACTATCTGATGCCGATGTTCGGCGTGGAGCGCTACAAGCCCGCCGCCGAGACGACCGCCGACGTGCGGGCCGCGCGGCACATGGCCAAATTCCACGACGCCATCCTCGATGCCAATCCCGGCTTCGGCGTGGACCATGTCCACGACCTCAACCTCTTCATGACGCGCATCCTGTTCTGCATGTTTGCCGAGGACACGGGCATCTTCAAGAAGAAGCTGTTCGTCGACACGCTACGGCGCGAAGCCATGCAGATCGATGGCTCGGACACCCGAAGGGTGATTGAGGACGTCTTCATCGCTCTCGACATCCCTGTGGAGGCCAACAGGGCAGGCGCCGGCGTCCAGTCGCGCCGGATCGCCACCGACTTCCCGTATGTGAACGGCGGCCTGTTCCGCGACCGCACCGCAGTCCCCGTGTTCAACCGGCGAGCGCGCCGCCTCCTCCTCGAAGCAGCCGACCTCCATTGGGACCAGATCCACGCCGACATCTTCGGCTCCATGATCCAGGCCATCGTCCACACCGACATGCGCGCCGACTTCGGCATGCACTATACGTCCGTGCCGAACATCATGAAGGTGCTGGAGCCGCTCTTCCTCTCCTCCCTTCGCGAGCAGCTTACCATAGCCGGCGACAGCGTGAGCGCGCTCGGCAAGCTCGTGGACCGCATCAGCAAGATCCGCGTGTTCGATCCCGCTTGCGGATCGGGCAACTTCCTCATCATCGCCTATCGCGAACTCCGCCGCATCGAGACTGAGGCGTTCCGACGCATTCGCGACGTGAAGCGGAAGGGCCAATTGGCGCTTCCGGACTATCACACTGGGATCAAGATCAGCAGCTTCTACGGCGTCGATCCAGTCGACTTCGCCTGCGAAACGGCCAAGCTCTCGCTTTGGATTTCCCAGTATCAAATGAACCAGAAGCTGGGCGAGATATGCTCGAGCCCGGCTCCGGCTCTGCCGCTGACGGATGCGGGGAGCATCAGAGTCGGAAATGCCCTTCGCATCGCATGGTCGGATGTGTGTCCATCCGATCCGGCGTCCGAGATCTTCATCGTGGGCAATCCCCCGTATCTTGGGCGCCCCAAGCGCACTGCCGATCAACAAGATGACATGGCCGCAGTGTTCTCGGCGGAGCCTGGCGTCTTCGGCAATCTCGACTACGTCGCAGCCTGGTTCGCACGCGCCGCCGACTTCGGTCGCCTCACCGGGGCCACCGCGGCCTTCGTCACGACCAATTCCCTCTTCCAGGGCGAACAAGTGCCGTTGCTATGGCCACTGCTCCGGTCAAAGGGAGCCGAATACAGTTTCTGCTACACGCCGTTCAAATGGAGCAACAGCGCCGCGAAGAACGCGGGAGTGATCTGCGTTATCGTTGGCCTCAGGCCGATCTCAAATCGACCGAAAGCGATTTTCAGCATCGAGCACAAGATCGCCGCCAGCAACGTGAACCCTTATCTGGTCGATGCACCGGACATCTTCGTCGAGCGTCGATCCTCGTCAATCGCCGGGCTTCCGGAAATCGAGCTCGGCAGTGCTGCAAAAGACGCTGGTCACCTGAGCCTGGACACCCAGGAGATGGAAGCACTCCTCGATGCCCATCCCGAGGCCCGATCGCTCATCCGCCCCATCTACGGTGCCCAGGAGTATCTTCAGGGCGATCTCCGATATTGCCTTTGGATCAGTGACGACCAACTGGCACTTGCGTCCTCGATCCCTTCGATTGCAGGCCGGCTGCGGCTAGTGTCCGAGGCAAGGGCAAAGAGCACCAAGGCCTCCACGGCCGCCTCGGCAGCTTGGCCGCACCGTTTCAACGAGATTAGACATCGTGATGAGCCCTTCCTAATCATCCCCAGAATTTGCTCGGAACGGCGATCGCATCTGCCTTGCGGCTTCCTCCCTGAAGGGACGGTCGCGACCGACCAGGCGTTCGCGGTCTACAACGCCCCTACATGGCTGTTCTCGATCGTCTCCTCGCGCCTCCATCTTGATTGGACGGCAACGGTCGGCGGAAGGTTGAAGACCGATTATCGGTATTCCAACACTCTCGTCTACAACACCTTCCCCCTTCCATCTCTCTCCGCCCAACAGAAAACCGAGCTTGAGGATCACGCTCTGGCAATTCTCAGGGCTAGGGAGCCCTATATTGCCGATGGCCGGTCCCTAGGATGGCTATACAATCCAGAAACGACACCAGACGAACTTCGGCAGGCGCACCGTGATCTCGATCGATACCTCGAGACCATCTACATTGGTCGCCCATTCCGAGACGACACCGAGCGGCTAGAGCATCTGTTTAAGCTCTATGCACGGCATTCAAAGCCGAAGAACAGCTGA
- the tcmP gene encoding three-Cys-motif partner protein TcmP, which yields MGRAPRRKNSLVPGHPALFTEQEIPILEKPEEKDFRSLKTPLWTENKAKLIQEYIRLFTFVTKHGTYIDGFAAPQQRHLKELCSANLVLQARPPWMREFWLCDLDPKGIELLEEIKAAEALPKRRIEVLPGDFNERVHDILGAGTITPKTATFALLDQRGFECDWATVQAIAGHKTTHKIEIFYFLATGWLDRSIAAVRRPETAERLTRWWGRDDWRDLRKVSSAERGPLLAERFMNELGYAYAKPYPIHSQRRGGRIMYHMIHATDHKEATPLMLRAYRKTSGRTLDDKSDQSDLEALLAELRETDALDESAPTDPPIEVTTRTISGGSAEPDPDAIATDAATTDLDRLVADLEGDAEPTFGSDRELELRAAMGDAVAGLAAALEARRPKHGEMGHNGPPVDDDGNPLPESLVAEIKDASAIIAEEAAKAEPDALDVAKAASRLQKLLHWFQPRIDIFADEFAKKAGGAAGAATVAGAGIACAALIPPLHAAISASAHWIATVLAAQ from the coding sequence ATGGGACGAGCTCCCCGTCGCAAGAACAGCCTAGTCCCCGGCCATCCGGCCCTGTTCACGGAACAGGAGATCCCGATCCTCGAGAAACCCGAGGAGAAGGACTTCCGATCCCTGAAGACGCCGCTCTGGACGGAGAACAAGGCTAAGCTCATCCAAGAATACATCCGGCTCTTCACCTTCGTCACGAAGCACGGAACCTACATCGACGGCTTCGCCGCTCCCCAGCAGCGACATCTGAAGGAGCTCTGCTCCGCCAATCTCGTGCTCCAGGCACGGCCGCCGTGGATGCGCGAGTTCTGGCTATGCGATCTCGACCCCAAGGGCATCGAGCTCCTCGAGGAGATCAAGGCCGCGGAAGCGCTGCCCAAACGCCGGATCGAGGTGCTTCCGGGCGATTTCAACGAGCGGGTCCACGACATCCTCGGGGCCGGCACGATAACGCCGAAGACCGCGACCTTCGCACTGCTCGACCAGCGCGGGTTCGAATGCGACTGGGCCACGGTGCAGGCCATCGCCGGGCACAAGACGACCCACAAGATCGAGATCTTCTACTTTCTCGCGACCGGCTGGCTCGACCGCTCGATCGCGGCGGTGCGCCGGCCAGAGACTGCGGAGCGTCTGACGCGATGGTGGGGCCGGGACGACTGGCGCGATCTCCGAAAGGTATCGTCCGCCGAGCGCGGCCCGCTCCTCGCCGAGCGCTTCATGAACGAGCTCGGCTACGCCTACGCGAAGCCCTATCCCATACACAGCCAGCGGCGCGGCGGCCGGATCATGTATCACATGATCCATGCCACCGATCATAAGGAGGCGACGCCGCTCATGCTGCGCGCCTATCGCAAGACCTCCGGTCGCACCCTCGACGACAAAAGCGACCAGAGCGATCTCGAGGCCCTCCTTGCCGAGCTCCGCGAGACCGATGCCCTCGACGAAAGCGCTCCGACAGATCCGCCGATCGAGGTGACGACCAGAACGATTTCCGGCGGAAGCGCCGAGCCTGATCCCGATGCGATCGCGACCGACGCAGCGACCACCGATCTGGATCGCCTCGTTGCCGACCTCGAAGGCGACGCCGAACCGACGTTCGGCAGCGACCGCGAGCTGGAGCTGAGGGCCGCCATGGGCGACGCCGTCGCCGGCCTTGCCGCAGCTCTGGAGGCCCGCCGGCCCAAGCACGGCGAGATGGGGCACAACGGCCCTCCCGTCGACGACGACGGCAATCCGCTGCCGGAATCCCTCGTGGCCGAGATCAAGGACGCCTCCGCCATCATCGCCGAGGAGGCCGCGAAGGCCGAGCCCGATGCGCTGGACGTGGCCAAAGCGGCTTCGCGTCTCCAGAAGCTGTTGCACTGGTTCCAGCCGCGCATCGACATCTTCGCCGACGAGTTCGCGAAGAAGGCAGGAGGCGCCGCCGGCGCCGCGACCGTGGCCGGCGCGGGCATCGCCTGCGCAGCGCTGATCCCCCCGCTGCACGCCGCGATATCGGCATCGGCGCACTGGATCGCCACCGTGCTCGCAGCGCAGTGA
- a CDS encoding restriction endonuclease, with protein sequence MRIPDYQSLMLPVLKAAAEGDTRVPEVADRIADDLGLSEEERDELLPSGRQRILHNRIHWAKFYMTKAGLIDSPKRGLFRASESGRTLLERSPAEIDVETLKTYPPFLEWYAKSVATTGSEEAPAIRAASVADATPEEQIDSAHAIIHAALKAELLQRILAQSATFFEGVIVDLLVAMGYGGTHERAALRLGKSGDGGVDGVIDEDRLGLDRIYVQAKRYSAHVGVGRPEIQAFVGSLVGLGATKGVFVTTSTFSAPALQFVQHLPQRVILIDGDRLAELMVEHDVGVRASRTIAIKRLDEDFFVDE encoded by the coding sequence TTGCGCATTCCGGACTATCAGAGCCTCATGCTTCCGGTGCTGAAGGCCGCCGCTGAAGGCGATACGCGCGTGCCTGAGGTCGCCGACCGCATCGCGGACGATCTCGGCCTCTCCGAGGAGGAGCGCGACGAGCTGCTGCCGAGCGGGCGGCAGCGCATCCTCCACAACCGCATCCACTGGGCGAAGTTCTACATGACCAAGGCAGGGCTGATCGACAGCCCGAAACGGGGTCTCTTCCGCGCCAGCGAATCCGGCAGGACCCTTCTCGAGAGATCGCCGGCCGAGATCGACGTCGAGACGCTGAAAACATATCCCCCGTTTCTCGAGTGGTATGCCAAGTCGGTCGCCACGACGGGATCCGAAGAGGCGCCGGCCATCCGTGCCGCCTCCGTCGCCGATGCGACGCCGGAGGAGCAGATCGACTCCGCGCATGCGATCATCCACGCCGCCCTGAAGGCCGAGCTCCTCCAACGGATCCTCGCGCAAAGCGCGACCTTCTTCGAAGGCGTGATCGTCGATCTGCTGGTCGCCATGGGCTACGGAGGCACGCACGAGCGCGCCGCCCTGCGCCTCGGCAAGAGCGGGGATGGGGGCGTCGACGGCGTCATTGACGAGGACCGCCTCGGCCTCGACCGCATCTACGTGCAGGCCAAGCGATACTCGGCGCACGTGGGCGTCGGCCGCCCCGAGATCCAGGCGTTCGTCGGCAGTCTGGTTGGCCTCGGCGCCACCAAGGGCGTCTTCGTCACGACTTCGACCTTCAGCGCGCCGGCCCTCCAGTTCGTGCAGCACCTTCCTCAGCGCGTGATCCTGATCGACGGCGACCGGCTGGCGGAGCTCATGGTCGAGCACGACGTCGGCGTGCGCGCCAGTCGGACCATCGCCATCAAGCGCCTCGACGAGGACTTCTTCGTCGACGAATAG
- a CDS encoding ArsR/SmtB family transcription factor: MNQKKAITSMSALAQPIRFAAMVTLSRPGAAGMSVSDLATAVGGILHNSMSVHLAVLARAGLVKSAKNGRETIYRANRAVLGELGSLLLELSGSTDGAE; this comes from the coding sequence ATGAATCAGAAGAAGGCCATCACTTCGATGAGCGCGTTGGCGCAGCCCATTCGCTTTGCGGCCATGGTCACGCTCAGCCGGCCCGGCGCCGCCGGGATGAGCGTGAGCGATCTTGCGACTGCCGTCGGCGGCATCCTCCACAACTCCATGTCCGTCCATCTCGCGGTGTTGGCGCGAGCTGGCCTCGTGAAGAGCGCCAAGAACGGTCGCGAAACGATCTACCGCGCCAACCGGGCGGTCCTCGGCGAGCTCGGGTCGCTCCTCCTCGAACTCAGCGGTTCGACGGATGGTGCGGAGTGA
- a CDS encoding 3'-5' exonuclease, with protein sequence MTEAPGHRRPPDAEEHARQVAAMVRAIGRHPDYRVLRRIKPMRRTAPGGIRPEMMCGCAIDVETTGLDHRKDEIIELAMQRFWTDAEGRIVATGRRVSWLEEPAVAEISEEITRVTGLTADDVRGRSITDAEAITLLRDAHVVVAHNAGFDRPFVESRLPGAAGLRWVCSMRDVDWRAHGFEGRVLGHLLGQMGWFHSAHRAQADVDALLHLLDHPVGATTVFREAVTTASRPTWRISAIDAPYGAKDALKARGYRWNGEAKVWSKEVARDGLDDEIGWAIGSVYAGRGRPRFDRITWNDRYAGV encoded by the coding sequence ATGACGGAGGCGCCTGGCCATAGGCGTCCGCCCGACGCGGAGGAGCATGCGCGGCAGGTCGCGGCGATGGTGAGGGCCATCGGAAGGCATCCCGACTACCGCGTCCTCCGCCGCATCAAGCCGATGAGGCGGACTGCGCCGGGCGGCATCCGCCCCGAGATGATGTGCGGATGCGCCATCGACGTGGAGACCACCGGGCTCGACCACCGGAAGGACGAGATCATCGAATTGGCGATGCAGCGCTTCTGGACGGACGCCGAGGGCAGGATCGTGGCGACGGGTCGTCGCGTATCCTGGCTCGAGGAGCCGGCGGTCGCCGAGATCTCGGAGGAGATCACCAGGGTGACGGGTCTGACGGCCGACGACGTGAGGGGCCGTTCGATCACCGACGCCGAGGCGATCACGCTGCTCCGCGACGCCCATGTCGTGGTCGCGCACAACGCGGGGTTCGACCGTCCGTTCGTGGAGAGCAGGCTGCCGGGGGCTGCGGGTCTCCGCTGGGTGTGCTCGATGCGCGACGTGGACTGGCGGGCGCACGGGTTCGAGGGCCGCGTGCTGGGTCACCTGCTCGGGCAGATGGGCTGGTTCCACTCCGCGCACCGCGCGCAGGCGGACGTCGACGCGCTGCTCCACCTGCTCGATCATCCGGTCGGCGCGACCACCGTGTTCCGCGAGGCGGTCACCACGGCATCGCGCCCGACGTGGCGGATCAGCGCGATCGATGCGCCCTACGGCGCGAAGGATGCGCTCAAGGCGCGGGGCTACCGCTGGAACGGCGAGGCCAAGGTCTGGAGCAAAGAGGTCGCGCGGGACGGTCTCGACGACGAGATCGGCTGGGCGATCGGCAGCGTCTACGCCGGGCGCGGACGGCCGCGGTTCGACAGGATCACCTGGAACGACCGCTACGCCGGAGTCTGA
- a CDS encoding DUF6481 family protein — MPAFQNPTFQERQQAAARARSAALAQYKSRPPVDETVMAERAARRIAREEAEAAKRAKAIQAREAAARVKEEAAEAKREQDRLAVAAAEARVKAERDAEVQARAEAKARKREERALWTEEDRKAARDARYAARKARQGRR; from the coding sequence ATGCCGGCGTTCCAGAATCCGACCTTCCAGGAACGACAGCAGGCGGCAGCACGCGCGCGGAGCGCCGCGCTGGCGCAATACAAGTCCCGCCCCCCAGTGGACGAGACCGTGATGGCCGAACGGGCGGCGAGGCGCATCGCGCGCGAAGAGGCCGAGGCGGCCAAGCGCGCCAAGGCCATCCAGGCGAGAGAGGCAGCGGCCCGCGTGAAGGAGGAAGCCGCCGAGGCGAAGCGCGAACAGGACCGGTTGGCGGTTGCCGCCGCCGAGGCACGGGTCAAGGCCGAGCGCGACGCCGAGGTGCAGGCGAGAGCGGAAGCCAAGGCGCGGAAACGGGAGGAGCGCGCGCTCTGGACGGAAGAGGACCGCAAGGCCGCTCGTGACGCGCGCTACGCCGCGAGGAAGGCCAGGCAGGGACGCCGCTAG
- a CDS encoding GIY-YIG nuclease family protein — protein MARSTAAFYEALDELIAAGDDLFVPVVKPSRTPADDQSRLFLEVVAFRERTGRAPDRNARAPDEMRLGVRLDSFRKDAAKVGKLRHLDQYGLLDAPMAAAVSEAAPASLDDLIAAGDDLLSTPDDHIFDFRETPVPQPKAETDTIAERTVCKDFEAFRPIFDECIADIANGARATVPTSSTYQIGVGDMFIVDGALAYIAEVDRHTRNDRDDARLRIIYDNGTESDHLLRSFGKALYRAENSRRVLTTDAGDLFKDAKPAVTGCVYVARTLSTNPALADLADHIVKIGSTTETAAGRIAGAASDPTFLLAEARIVDEYETRGVPPKKIEGLLHRFFGAACVDVRLPDRFGRSVDPREWFLVSRVSVEQAMRLIATKSLHLYRYDVGQDQIVPLAEA, from the coding sequence ATGGCGAGATCGACCGCTGCGTTCTACGAAGCCCTCGACGAGCTGATCGCGGCCGGCGACGATCTCTTCGTGCCCGTCGTAAAGCCGTCGCGGACGCCCGCCGACGATCAGTCCAGGCTCTTCCTCGAGGTGGTGGCGTTCCGCGAGCGCACCGGCCGGGCTCCAGACAGGAACGCCCGCGCACCGGACGAGATGCGGCTAGGGGTCAGGCTCGACAGCTTCCGCAAGGACGCCGCCAAGGTCGGCAAGCTGCGCCACCTTGATCAATACGGACTACTCGATGCGCCGATGGCGGCCGCCGTCAGCGAAGCGGCCCCGGCCAGCCTCGACGATCTCATCGCCGCCGGCGACGATCTCCTAAGCACCCCCGACGACCACATCTTCGACTTCCGCGAGACGCCGGTGCCGCAGCCGAAGGCGGAGACCGACACCATCGCCGAACGCACCGTCTGCAAGGACTTCGAAGCCTTCCGGCCCATCTTCGACGAGTGCATCGCCGACATCGCGAACGGCGCCCGCGCGACCGTCCCGACCAGCTCCACCTACCAGATCGGGGTCGGCGACATGTTCATCGTCGACGGCGCGCTGGCCTACATCGCCGAGGTCGATCGGCACACGCGCAACGACCGCGACGACGCCCGTCTGCGCATCATCTACGACAACGGCACCGAGAGCGACCACCTGCTGCGCTCGTTCGGCAAGGCCCTCTACCGCGCCGAGAACAGCCGCCGCGTGCTGACGACCGATGCGGGCGACCTGTTCAAGGACGCGAAGCCCGCCGTGACCGGCTGCGTCTACGTCGCGCGGACGCTGTCGACGAACCCGGCACTGGCCGACCTCGCCGACCACATCGTCAAGATCGGGTCGACCACCGAGACGGCCGCCGGCCGCATCGCCGGCGCCGCCTCCGATCCGACCTTCCTGCTCGCCGAGGCGAGGATCGTCGACGAATACGAGACCCGGGGCGTCCCGCCGAAGAAGATCGAGGGGCTGCTCCACCGCTTCTTCGGCGCCGCGTGCGTCGACGTCAGGCTGCCCGACCGCTTCGGTCGGTCCGTCGATCCGCGCGAGTGGTTTCTCGTGTCGAGGGTGTCCGTCGAGCAGGCCATGAGGCTGATCGCTACGAAGAGCCTGCATCTCTACCGCTACGACGTCGGGCAGGACCAGATCGTCCCTCTGGCGGAAGCCTGA
- a CDS encoding DUF5131 family protein: MAKNSRIEWTTHTFNPWWGCVKVSPACKHCYAESWAKRVGSKVWGINAERRFFGDKHWSEPLKWNAAAEATGERARVFCASMADVFEDRRDLDVHRARLWKLIEATPHLDWLLLTKRPEIVARLAPWGDEWPANVWLGTTVENQEYAEERLPHLGAIPAAVRFISAEPLLGPLDIGPWADKLDWVITGGESGPKARPSSPSWFRDLLNICMAHDVAFHFKQWGDWAPGQGIPLAKARMETVADGTTMIRVGKKIAGRELDGETWDELPVARTA; this comes from the coding sequence ATGGCTAAGAACTCCCGGATCGAATGGACGACCCACACCTTCAACCCCTGGTGGGGGTGCGTGAAGGTGTCTCCCGCGTGCAAGCACTGCTACGCCGAGAGCTGGGCCAAGCGCGTCGGCAGCAAGGTATGGGGCATTAACGCCGAGCGCCGCTTCTTCGGCGACAAGCACTGGTCCGAGCCGCTGAAGTGGAACGCGGCCGCCGAGGCGACGGGCGAGCGCGCCCGTGTGTTCTGCGCGTCCATGGCCGACGTCTTCGAGGACCGGCGCGACCTCGACGTCCATCGCGCCCGTCTCTGGAAGCTGATCGAGGCGACGCCGCACCTCGACTGGCTCCTCCTCACCAAGCGCCCCGAGATCGTCGCCCGACTCGCGCCGTGGGGCGACGAGTGGCCAGCGAACGTCTGGCTCGGCACGACGGTCGAGAATCAGGAATACGCCGAGGAGCGCCTGCCGCACCTCGGCGCCATCCCCGCCGCCGTCCGCTTCATCTCGGCCGAGCCGCTGCTCGGTCCCCTCGACATCGGGCCGTGGGCCGACAAGCTCGACTGGGTGATCACCGGTGGCGAGAGCGGACCCAAGGCGCGGCCGTCGAGCCCGTCGTGGTTCCGCGACCTCCTCAACATCTGCATGGCGCACGACGTCGCCTTCCACTTCAAGCAGTGGGGCGACTGGGCGCCCGGTCAGGGCATCCCGCTCGCCAAGGCGCGGATGGAGACCGTGGCCGACGGCACCACCATGATCCGCGTCGGCAAGAAGATCGCCGGCCGAGAGCTGGACGGAGAGACATGGGACGAGCTCCCCGTCGCAAGAACAGCCTAG